In Humulus lupulus chromosome 7, drHumLupu1.1, whole genome shotgun sequence, the following are encoded in one genomic region:
- the LOC133791344 gene encoding protein DETOXIFICATION 45, chloroplastic-like: protein MNLHPGIGNLVAVILFPILMYSFQMGAIGAAISTVVSQYVVTFLMLWFLNKRAILLPPKMGSLQFGGCIKSGGFLLRRTLVVLTTMTLGTSMAARQGPVAMAAHQICIQVWLAVSLLVDALGASAQALTASYMSKGDYKTVKEIAHYVLKVGLLTGLALSAILGLSFGSLATLFTKDAEVLAIVGTGVLFVSASQPLNALAYVFYGLHYGASDFAYAARAMVYGGGRNAFAFLLYTPAVIGLPGIWLGLTLFMGLRVVAGFCRYAYNI, encoded by the exons ATGAATTTGCATCCAG GTATTGGGAATCTTGTAGCTGTGATTTTGTTTCCCATACTTATGTATTCTTTCCAAATGGGTGCAATTGGTGCAGCAATTTCCACAGTTGTGTCTCA ATATGTTGTCACCTTCTTAATGCTATGGTTTCTGAATAAGAGAGCAATACTACTGCCTCCAAAGATGGGATCATTACAATTTGGAGGATGCATAAAATCTG GTGGTTTTCTTCTTAGAAGAACTCTTGTTGTTCTAACAACCATGACTTTGGGGACATCAATGGCTGCTCGTCAAGGCCCGGTTGCAATGGCTGCTCATCAGATATGCATACAAGTATGGTTGGCTGTTTCGCTTCTGGTTGATGCCCTGGGTGCATCTGCACAG GCTTTGACTGCAAGTTATATGTCTAAAGGTGACTATAAGACAGTGAAGGAAATTGCTCACTATGTGCTGAAG GTAGGATTGCTCACAGGTCTTGCCTTGTCTGCAATTTTGGGTCTATCTTTTGGTTCATTAGCTACTCTGTTCACCAAGGATGCTGAAGTACTAGCAATTGTTGGTACTGGAGTATTG TTTGTCAGTGCTAGTCAACCTTTGAACGCACTAGCTTATGTTTTTTATGGTCTCCATTATGGTGCTTCAGATTTTGCATATGCTGCCCGTGCCATGGTAT ATGGTGGTGGGAGGAATGCTTTTGCATTTTTGCTATATACTCCAGCAGTCATTGGTCTTCCCGGGATTTGGTTAGGGCTGACTCTGTTTATGGGTTTGCGGGTGGTGGCTGGATTTTGCAGGTATGCATACAATATTTGA